A part of Variovorax sp. HW608 genomic DNA contains:
- a CDS encoding phenylacetate--CoA ligase family protein gives MPPVMPPPIDPWLWGTIAMDVAMASHASRDALEERRRQRLRHLLAWARERSPFYGRVLRNHDVDRVRLEDLPVARKCELMSHFDQWVTDPAIRLDGLCRFVSDASRIAEPFLGRYLAWESSGSSGEPGVFVQDDLALAVCDALDAVRGPMSRAMRQLFGPWAWGERIAFVGATNGHFASTVSIERLRRLNPALWQRLRCISFMQPMEAIVRDIDALAPTVIATYPSAAALLAEERLGGRMRTVPREVWTGGEDLSPAKRDFIRRAFDCRLINSYGASEFLSLAFECERGAMHLNSDWAILESVDDRGRAVPAGEAGATVLLTNLSNHVQPIIRYDLGDRIVVHADPCACGCHLPVIEVQGRCEDTLCLGSERAGSVKVLPLALSTAIEEGAGLFDFQLVQKGPCDLLLCTGSRSADAELALRRAQRVLGEFLRSQGATDVRIECRCGEPGRVGRSGKVSRVVGAPAPSA, from the coding sequence ATGCCGCCCGTCATGCCGCCGCCGATCGATCCCTGGCTCTGGGGGACGATCGCGATGGACGTTGCGATGGCGTCCCACGCCAGTCGCGACGCCCTGGAGGAACGGCGCCGGCAGCGCCTGCGCCACCTGCTGGCCTGGGCCAGGGAGCGCTCGCCGTTCTACGGGCGTGTGCTGCGCAACCACGATGTCGACAGGGTCCGCCTCGAAGACCTGCCGGTGGCGAGGAAGTGCGAGCTGATGAGCCATTTCGACCAGTGGGTCACGGATCCCGCGATCCGGCTCGACGGCCTCTGCCGCTTCGTCTCGGATGCCAGCCGCATTGCCGAACCCTTCCTGGGCCGCTACCTGGCGTGGGAGAGCTCCGGCAGCAGCGGCGAGCCGGGTGTCTTCGTCCAGGACGATCTCGCACTCGCGGTGTGCGACGCACTCGACGCGGTCCGTGGGCCGATGTCCCGGGCCATGCGGCAGCTCTTCGGCCCCTGGGCGTGGGGCGAGCGGATCGCGTTCGTCGGCGCGACGAACGGCCATTTCGCGAGCACGGTCTCGATCGAGCGGCTGCGGCGGCTCAATCCCGCGCTTTGGCAGCGCTTGCGCTGCATCTCGTTCATGCAGCCGATGGAGGCCATCGTCCGGGACATCGATGCCCTGGCGCCGACGGTCATCGCCACCTATCCGAGCGCGGCGGCGCTGCTGGCTGAGGAGCGGCTCGGCGGACGGATGCGGACGGTCCCGCGCGAGGTGTGGACCGGTGGCGAGGATCTGTCGCCCGCCAAGCGCGACTTCATTCGCCGCGCCTTCGACTGCCGGCTGATCAACAGCTATGGGGCCTCGGAGTTTCTGTCGCTCGCCTTCGAGTGCGAACGGGGCGCCATGCACCTGAACTCCGATTGGGCCATCCTGGAATCGGTGGATGACCGGGGCCGCGCGGTGCCGGCCGGCGAAGCCGGCGCGACGGTGCTGCTGACGAATCTTTCCAACCACGTCCAGCCGATCATCCGATACGACCTGGGCGATCGCATCGTCGTGCATGCGGACCCATGCGCGTGCGGCTGCCATCTGCCCGTGATCGAGGTACAGGGTCGTTGCGAGGACACGCTCTGCCTGGGCAGCGAGCGCGCCGGTTCCGTCAAGGTGCTCCCGCTCGCATTGAGCACCGCGATCGAGGAGGGGGCCGGGCTCTTCGATTTCCAGCTCGTTCAGAAGGGGCCGTGCGATCTCCTGCTTTGCACCGGATCGCGCAGTGCCGATGCGGAACTCGCGCTCCGGAGGGCGCAGCGCGTGCTGGGCGAGTTCCTGCGATCGCAGGGGGCGACCGACGTGCGGATCGAGTGCCGATGTGGAGAGCCGGGGCGCGTCGGCCGCAGCGGCAAGGTGTCGCGGGTGGTGGGCGCTCCCGCGCCGTCTGCCTGA
- a CDS encoding BON domain-containing protein, which produces MKTDAQLKKDVESELEWDPAINAAHVGVMVENGVVTLTGHLGTYGEKFLVERAVQRVQGVRALALELDVKLAPSHQRSDSEIAAAAEDALTWSAQVPAGISLKVEQGWVTLKGDVEWEYQRNAAARAVRSLKGVVGVSNSIVLRQRAAHSNVATKIREALVRQAEKEAEDIDVVIDGSEATLRGTVHSWAERTAAQAAAWSAVGVTSVVNELKVAN; this is translated from the coding sequence ATGAAGACAGATGCCCAACTCAAGAAGGACGTGGAGAGCGAACTCGAGTGGGATCCGGCGATCAACGCAGCCCACGTCGGGGTCATGGTGGAGAACGGCGTGGTCACGCTCACCGGGCACCTCGGCACCTACGGGGAGAAGTTCCTGGTGGAGCGCGCGGTCCAGCGCGTGCAGGGCGTCAGGGCGCTTGCGCTCGAGCTGGATGTCAAGCTTGCGCCGAGTCACCAGCGAAGCGATTCCGAGATCGCGGCCGCTGCGGAAGATGCGCTGACGTGGAGCGCGCAGGTCCCTGCCGGCATCAGCCTGAAGGTCGAGCAGGGATGGGTCACGCTCAAGGGCGACGTGGAGTGGGAGTACCAGCGCAATGCGGCGGCGCGCGCCGTGCGCTCGCTCAAGGGGGTGGTGGGTGTCAGCAACAGCATCGTTCTGAGGCAGCGTGCCGCTCATTCCAATGTGGCGACCAAGATTCGCGAGGCATTGGTTCGCCAGGCCGAGAAGGAGGCAGAGGACATCGACGTGGTCATCGATGGATCCGAGGCGACACTGCGTGGCACCGTCCACTCGTGGGCGGAGCGTACGGCCGCGCAGGCTGCCGCATGGTCCGCCGTGGGCGTCACGAGTGTCGTCAACGAACTGAAGGTCGCGAACTGA
- the mgtA gene encoding magnesium-translocating P-type ATPase translates to MGSPEPSSAWWVDPAPAATEGLSRSEAEERLARHGPNTLEAHNERPLALQFLERFRNPLVLVLLAASAVSAATGDAANFFIIMALVLLSVTLDFVQEHRANRAAQKLRESVALRATVIREGRQQELPVAQLAPGDVVLLAAGERIPADGRLIEARDFFVNQALLTGESYPVEKRPGELDRGATELQQASNAVFMGSTVVSGSARVCIMATGAATALGEVAHSIQSEPPPTAFEAGMHRFAMLLVRVTLWMVLFVMLVNLVLHRPLLESFLFAVALAVGLTPELLPMVVTVTLSRGALRMAQRRVIVKRLPAIQNLGAMDVLCTDKTGTLTEARISLERCIDPEGRDSQRVLMLAHLNSVFESGLKSPLDEAILAREIDAGPWKKIDEVPFDFERRRVSVLVDRGDARWLVVKGAPDDVIAACSHHEVDGGRSRVPLDDPARQRLRTQCRELERQGLRVLGVSWRDVAPDHPHADVRDESNLVFAGFAAFIDPPKAGAGEALAALSRSGVAVKIVSGDSELVVEHLCQLLHIPVTGVLTGREIAAMDEAALRARVQRTNLFCRVNPTQKNRIILALKARGHVVGYLGDGVNDAPPLRSADVGLTVDSAVDVAREVADMVMLDHDLGVLHAGVLEGRRTFGNVMKYIMMGTSSNFGNMLSMAGAALFLPFLPLLPTQILLNNILYDMSEAAIPLDRVDEQGLRRPGTLDMGFIQRYMWLFGLISSAFDALTFWVLLGVLHADATLFRTGWFMESLITQVLVIFVIRTRDRPWRSRPGAMLTGTSLAVVAVALALPYAPLGRLVHLEPPPTVFLAWLAGMVATYLVLVEIAKRFFYLHLASRRGHRMPVRRARTRQA, encoded by the coding sequence GTGGGCTCTCCCGAACCTTCTTCCGCCTGGTGGGTCGATCCCGCACCGGCGGCGACGGAAGGGCTGTCCCGGTCCGAGGCTGAGGAGCGGCTGGCCCGGCACGGCCCCAACACGCTGGAGGCGCACAACGAGCGTCCGCTCGCGCTGCAGTTCCTCGAACGCTTTCGCAACCCGCTCGTGCTCGTGCTGCTGGCCGCCAGCGCCGTCTCGGCCGCGACCGGCGACGCTGCCAACTTCTTCATCATCATGGCGCTGGTGCTGCTCAGCGTCACGCTGGACTTCGTCCAGGAACATCGGGCCAACCGCGCGGCGCAAAAGCTGCGCGAATCGGTGGCACTGCGCGCCACGGTGATTCGCGAGGGGCGGCAGCAGGAACTGCCGGTGGCGCAGCTGGCTCCTGGCGACGTCGTGCTGCTCGCCGCGGGCGAGCGGATCCCGGCCGACGGCAGGCTGATCGAGGCGCGTGACTTCTTCGTCAACCAGGCCCTGCTGACCGGGGAGTCCTATCCCGTCGAGAAGCGTCCGGGCGAACTGGATCGCGGCGCGACGGAGCTGCAGCAGGCCTCCAACGCGGTATTCATGGGGAGCACGGTGGTGTCCGGCAGTGCGCGCGTCTGCATCATGGCGACGGGCGCCGCCACGGCGCTCGGCGAAGTGGCCCACAGCATCCAGTCGGAGCCGCCGCCGACCGCGTTCGAAGCGGGGATGCACCGCTTCGCCATGCTGCTCGTGCGCGTGACGCTGTGGATGGTGCTGTTCGTCATGCTGGTCAACCTGGTGCTGCACCGGCCGCTGCTCGAATCCTTCCTGTTTGCCGTCGCGCTGGCGGTGGGCCTGACTCCCGAGCTGCTGCCGATGGTGGTGACCGTCACGCTCTCGCGCGGCGCATTGCGCATGGCGCAGCGCCGCGTCATCGTCAAGCGGCTGCCCGCGATCCAGAACCTCGGCGCCATGGATGTGCTGTGCACCGACAAGACGGGCACGCTGACCGAGGCCCGGATCAGCCTCGAGCGCTGCATCGATCCCGAGGGGCGGGACAGCCAGCGCGTGCTGATGCTGGCCCACCTCAACAGCGTCTTCGAGAGCGGTCTCAAGAGCCCGCTGGACGAGGCCATCCTCGCCCGCGAGATCGACGCTGGGCCGTGGAAGAAGATCGATGAAGTGCCCTTCGATTTCGAGCGCAGGCGGGTTTCGGTGCTGGTCGATCGCGGCGACGCGCGCTGGCTGGTCGTCAAGGGTGCGCCGGACGATGTCATCGCCGCATGCAGCCATCACGAAGTCGACGGCGGCCGCTCGCGGGTGCCACTCGATGACCCCGCGAGGCAGCGGCTGCGCACGCAATGCCGCGAGCTGGAGCGGCAGGGCCTGCGCGTTCTCGGTGTGTCGTGGCGCGACGTGGCGCCCGATCATCCGCACGCCGACGTGCGCGACGAAAGCAACCTGGTGTTCGCCGGCTTCGCGGCCTTCATCGACCCGCCCAAGGCCGGCGCAGGCGAAGCGCTCGCGGCGCTGTCCCGAAGCGGCGTCGCCGTGAAGATCGTCAGCGGCGACAGCGAACTCGTGGTCGAGCACCTGTGCCAGCTGCTCCATATTCCGGTGACCGGCGTGCTCACGGGACGCGAGATCGCCGCCATGGACGAGGCCGCGCTGCGCGCGCGCGTGCAGAGGACCAACCTCTTCTGCCGCGTCAATCCGACGCAGAAGAACCGCATCATCCTCGCGCTGAAGGCGCGCGGCCACGTGGTGGGCTACCTGGGCGACGGGGTCAACGATGCGCCGCCGCTTCGCTCGGCCGACGTGGGCCTGACCGTGGATTCCGCGGTCGACGTCGCGCGCGAAGTGGCCGACATGGTGATGCTCGACCACGACCTCGGCGTGCTGCACGCCGGGGTGCTCGAAGGCCGGCGGACCTTCGGCAACGTGATGAAGTACATCATGATGGGCACGAGCTCCAACTTCGGGAACATGCTGAGCATGGCGGGCGCCGCGCTGTTCCTGCCCTTCCTGCCGCTGCTGCCGACGCAGATCCTGCTCAACAACATCCTCTACGACATGTCGGAGGCGGCGATCCCGCTGGACCGCGTCGACGAACAGGGCCTGCGCCGACCCGGCACGCTGGACATGGGGTTCATCCAGCGCTACATGTGGCTCTTCGGCCTGATCAGTTCGGCCTTCGACGCGCTGACCTTCTGGGTCCTGCTCGGCGTGCTGCACGCGGATGCCACGCTCTTTCGCACCGGGTGGTTCATGGAGTCGCTGATCACCCAGGTGCTCGTGATCTTCGTGATCCGCACGCGCGACCGGCCCTGGCGCAGCCGGCCCGGCGCGATGCTCACGGGCACTTCGCTGGCCGTCGTGGCCGTTGCCCTGGCGCTGCCCTACGCGCCGCTCGGCCGGCTCGTGCACCTGGAGCCGCCGCCGACGGTCTTCCTGGCCTGGCTCGCGGGCATGGTGGCGACCTATCTGGTGCTGGTGGAGATCGCGAAGCGCTTCTTCTACCTTCACCTCGCGTCCAGGCGGGGCCATCGGATGCCTGTCCGCCGGGCGCGGACGCGCCAGGCCTGA
- a CDS encoding ABC transporter permease — MHATVEPSQASMSPLADGGWSLAGSWTVRGLGDLPKALDAHACGTGTVVLDGASLAAIDSAGAWVLQRWLRRHGAEAALRNWPPRMQMLMTRVGEEPDRPLLEPPARSPLERLGRQAEAAAQQALGLLRFVGQAATAALALLMRPRRIRWRTALRNIQIDGFDALPIIGLTSFLLGVVVAYQGADQLRHYGANVFVVDLVGYAMLREFAPLISAIIIAGRSGSAYAAQIGTMVVTEEVDAMRTIAIDPIELLVLPKVMALAVSLPLLTMFADVTGVLGGMVMARAQLDIGFPEFFDRFGREMHATTLLVGVGKSLVFALVIALIGCFQGFRTRGSADSVGRQTTKSVVQSIFLVIVADALFSVAFNMLDL; from the coding sequence ATGCACGCCACCGTGGAACCGTCCCAAGCCAGCATGTCCCCGCTGGCCGATGGTGGATGGTCGCTGGCCGGCAGCTGGACGGTGCGCGGTCTGGGCGACTTGCCCAAAGCGCTCGACGCGCACGCCTGCGGCACCGGCACGGTCGTGCTGGATGGCGCCTCGCTCGCGGCCATCGACAGCGCGGGTGCCTGGGTGCTCCAGCGCTGGCTGCGCCGGCACGGTGCGGAGGCCGCGCTGCGCAACTGGCCGCCCCGCATGCAGATGCTGATGACACGGGTCGGCGAAGAGCCCGATCGACCCTTGCTGGAGCCGCCCGCGCGGTCCCCCCTGGAGCGACTCGGCCGCCAGGCCGAGGCCGCGGCACAGCAGGCGCTCGGGCTGCTGCGCTTCGTGGGACAGGCCGCCACGGCCGCGCTGGCCTTGCTGATGCGCCCGCGCCGCATCCGCTGGCGCACCGCGTTGCGCAACATCCAGATCGACGGCTTCGACGCACTCCCGATCATCGGACTCACCTCGTTCCTGCTCGGCGTGGTCGTGGCCTACCAGGGCGCGGACCAGCTGAGGCACTACGGCGCCAACGTGTTCGTGGTCGATCTGGTCGGCTATGCGATGCTGCGCGAGTTCGCCCCGCTGATCAGCGCGATCATCATCGCCGGGCGTTCCGGCTCCGCCTACGCGGCCCAGATCGGCACCATGGTCGTGACCGAGGAGGTCGATGCGATGCGCACCATCGCGATCGATCCGATCGAGCTGCTCGTGCTGCCGAAGGTGATGGCGCTTGCCGTCTCGCTGCCGCTGCTCACCATGTTCGCGGACGTGACCGGCGTGCTGGGCGGCATGGTGATGGCACGAGCGCAACTGGACATCGGCTTTCCGGAATTCTTCGATCGTTTCGGCCGCGAGATGCACGCAACCACGCTGCTGGTGGGCGTCGGCAAGTCGCTGGTGTTCGCGCTCGTGATCGCGCTGATCGGCTGCTTCCAGGGCTTTCGCACCCGTGGCAGCGCCGACAGCGTGGGCCGGCAGACGACGAAGAGCGTGGTGCAGTCGATCTTCCTCGTGATCGTGGCGGACGCCCTGTTCTCCGTCGCCTTCAACATGCTGGACCTGTAG
- a CDS encoding PAS domain S-box protein: MNEAPEFDEGTVFRSLFAAYPDALLVVDLEGIIRLANPAALALLGYEADELLGLGVDVLVPDAIRPRHAAYRDAYAAHPRPRPMGTQMDLVARRRDGREVMVEIALSPLQDHGLPYVVAAIRNITDYPRVKQALQRARYAEHLAKFGRLAVDARESEKLLAEVPVVAADALQVEMAEVRLLEPNGLKVRVATAAGPDSAQRIGLRLAIEPGSALEMVLAEGKAVVAGDSDGHAERSLELTPSDRETGVVCKLLVPLADRGRTIGALAVRSRTRRTFGEDELNFLESLSSLLATVLQRASSEDALNHAQRLESVGQLTGGIAHDFNNLLTVISGNLQILRDVPAYASDALVQPLVDSALRATQRGAELTAKLLAFSRRQVLQPTVVDLGVLLRSLTGMLRRTLDQRIAIELDVAVDLRCTVDPVQLESALLNIALNARDAMPKGGTLRFNCHVAVTKPPELELAEAGAAGFIAIEISDTGEGMPEAVRERAFEPFFTTKESGRGTGLGLATVYGFAHQSRGAATLESTPGHGTTVTLYLPRVGGGEVQAEVQSASPRANIPKGLKVLLVEDDPEVIAVVRQFLTSMGLEVLPCTDGQQALQVLEDQPVDLLLTDVFLGPGLRGTEVAARARRRRPGLPILLMSGYSGELLDDPMGWEVLAKPYTRAELERAIGRVLKNRAQ, from the coding sequence ATGAACGAAGCTCCCGAATTCGACGAAGGTACGGTCTTCCGCTCGCTTTTCGCTGCCTATCCGGACGCGCTCCTGGTGGTCGATCTGGAAGGCATCATTCGCCTGGCCAATCCCGCCGCGCTCGCGCTCCTGGGCTACGAAGCCGACGAGTTGCTGGGCCTCGGCGTCGATGTCCTCGTGCCCGATGCCATCCGTCCGCGCCATGCGGCGTACCGGGATGCCTATGCTGCGCACCCGCGGCCCCGTCCGATGGGAACGCAGATGGACCTGGTCGCCAGGCGCCGTGACGGGCGCGAAGTGATGGTCGAGATCGCCCTCAGCCCGCTGCAGGACCATGGGCTGCCCTACGTGGTGGCGGCCATCCGCAACATCACGGACTATCCGCGCGTCAAGCAGGCGCTTCAGCGGGCGCGTTATGCGGAGCACCTGGCCAAATTCGGGCGCCTCGCCGTGGATGCCCGCGAATCGGAAAAACTCCTGGCCGAGGTGCCCGTCGTGGCTGCCGATGCACTGCAGGTGGAAATGGCCGAAGTCCGGCTGCTCGAGCCGAACGGACTCAAGGTCCGGGTCGCCACGGCCGCTGGCCCGGATTCGGCACAGAGGATTGGCCTCAGGCTCGCGATCGAGCCGGGCTCCGCGCTCGAAATGGTCCTGGCCGAAGGCAAGGCCGTCGTGGCGGGTGACAGCGACGGGCACGCCGAACGAAGCCTCGAATTGACGCCCAGCGATCGCGAGACCGGGGTCGTCTGCAAGCTGCTGGTGCCCTTGGCGGACCGGGGCCGCACGATCGGGGCGCTGGCCGTGCGTTCCCGCACCCGGCGCACCTTTGGCGAGGACGAACTGAACTTTCTGGAATCGCTGTCGAGCCTGCTGGCGACGGTCCTGCAGCGCGCCAGCAGCGAAGATGCGCTGAACCATGCACAGCGCCTCGAATCGGTCGGCCAGCTCACCGGTGGCATCGCGCATGACTTCAACAACCTGCTCACGGTGATCTCCGGCAATCTCCAGATCCTGCGCGATGTGCCCGCGTACGCATCGGATGCGCTCGTGCAGCCGCTGGTCGACTCGGCCCTCCGCGCCACGCAGCGCGGCGCCGAACTCACCGCCAAGCTCCTGGCCTTTTCGCGCCGCCAGGTGCTTCAACCTACCGTGGTCGACCTCGGCGTTCTGCTGCGCTCCCTCACCGGCATGCTGCGCCGGACGCTGGACCAGCGCATCGCGATCGAACTCGACGTCGCCGTCGACCTGCGGTGCACGGTCGATCCCGTCCAGCTCGAGTCCGCGCTCCTGAACATTGCGCTCAATGCGCGCGATGCCATGCCGAAGGGGGGCACCCTGAGGTTCAACTGCCATGTGGCCGTGACGAAGCCGCCGGAACTCGAGCTCGCGGAGGCGGGCGCGGCAGGCTTCATCGCCATCGAGATCTCGGACACCGGTGAAGGCATGCCGGAAGCCGTCCGCGAGCGGGCGTTCGAACCCTTCTTCACCACCAAGGAAAGCGGGCGAGGCACCGGGCTCGGCCTGGCCACCGTGTACGGTTTCGCACACCAATCGCGGGGGGCGGCCACCCTCGAGAGCACGCCGGGCCACGGCACCACCGTCACCTTGTACTTGCCGCGCGTGGGCGGCGGCGAGGTCCAGGCCGAAGTGCAAAGCGCCAGCCCCAGAGCGAATATCCCCAAGGGCTTGAAGGTCCTGCTCGTCGAGGACGACCCGGAAGTCATCGCCGTGGTCCGGCAGTTTCTGACATCGATGGGCCTCGAGGTGCTGCCCTGCACGGACGGTCAGCAGGCCCTGCAGGTACTGGAAGACCAGCCGGTCGATCTGTTGCTGACCGACGTCTTCCTCGGCCCCGGCCTGCGTGGCACCGAGGTGGCGGCCAGGGCAAGGCGCAGACGCCCCGGCCTTCCGATCCTCCTGATGTCGGGCTATTCCGGTGAATTGCTCGACGACCCGATGGGGTGGGAGGTGCTGGCAAAGCCCTATACCCGCGCCGAGCTCGAACGCGCGATCGGCCGGGTGCTCAAGAACCGGGCGCAGTGA
- a CDS encoding universal stress protein, giving the protein MYQQILVPVDGSATSMQGLEQAIGMARLTNGRIRLIHVVDELSYALATDGYAGYTGDWLGVLRENGAKLLQDCLQKVEAADISVETVLRDNLDGPVHELVTKEAASWPADLIVLGTHGRRGAKRLFLGSSAENILRTAPVPVLLVRAPEGASQGEAAAST; this is encoded by the coding sequence ATGTATCAGCAGATCCTCGTTCCCGTCGACGGCAGCGCGACGTCGATGCAGGGCCTCGAGCAGGCCATCGGGATGGCGCGGCTCACCAACGGTCGAATTCGCCTGATCCACGTCGTCGACGAGCTGTCCTACGCGCTCGCGACGGATGGCTATGCGGGCTACACCGGCGACTGGCTGGGCGTGCTGCGCGAGAACGGCGCCAAGCTGCTGCAGGATTGCCTGCAGAAGGTCGAGGCGGCCGACATTTCCGTCGAGACGGTGCTGCGCGACAACCTGGACGGACCGGTGCACGAGCTCGTGACGAAGGAAGCCGCGAGCTGGCCTGCCGATCTGATCGTGCTGGGCACCCATGGACGCCGCGGAGCGAAGCGGCTGTTCCTCGGCAGCAGCGCCGAGAACATCCTGCGCACGGCGCCCGTTCCGGTCCTCCTGGTGCGCGCGCCCGAGGGCGCGTCCCAAGGTGAAGCAGCGGCGTCGACCTAG
- a CDS encoding universal stress protein: MYHRILVPIDGSKTAAQGLQEAIRLAAEQKASLHLLHVIDDFPMLGELTDVAAYGNVLQTLRDYGEKLLSDAQELAAKSGVKAEVALREVTGARIATIVLAETKATGCDLIVMGTHGRRGVSRLTLGSDAELVVRAAPVPVLLVRHPGADPA, from the coding sequence ATGTACCACCGTATCCTCGTCCCCATCGACGGCAGCAAGACTGCGGCACAGGGCCTGCAGGAAGCCATTCGCCTGGCTGCAGAACAGAAGGCCAGCCTGCACCTGCTCCATGTGATCGATGATTTCCCGATGCTCGGGGAGCTGACGGATGTCGCTGCCTACGGCAACGTGCTGCAGACGCTGCGCGACTACGGCGAGAAACTGCTCTCCGACGCGCAGGAACTCGCGGCCAAGTCCGGCGTGAAGGCCGAGGTCGCCTTGCGCGAGGTGACGGGGGCGCGCATTGCCACCATCGTGCTCGCGGAAACGAAGGCCACCGGCTGCGACCTGATCGTGATGGGAACGCATGGACGCCGGGGCGTCAGCCGCCTGACGCTGGGCAGCGATGCGGAACTGGTCGTGCGCGCCGCTCCGGTGCCTGTCCTGCTCGTCCGGCACCCCGGCGCAGACCCCGCCTAG
- a CDS encoding MBL fold metallo-hydrolase RNA specificity domain-containing protein has product MRIRFLGGTDTVTGSKYLLEHAGRRLLVDCGLFQGLKQLRLRNWEPLPVKASEIDAVLLTHAHLDHSGLVPRLIKLGFNGPVYATQATRDLCELLLPDSGHLQEEEADYANRHGHSRHKPALPLYTEDDARAALERFEVLDFDKTHAPWPGWTWRLRRAGHILGAASIHLAWEGGSILFSGDLGRDDDLVMRPPERPEPADYVVIESTYGDRLHAKVDTLSAIAEVIDRTAARGGIVVVPAFAVGRAQTLLHCIHLLKAARRIPDLPVYLNSPMAADATHILRRHSDQHRLDAAQCAALSKEVKFVNTVEESKRLNGLSFPSIIISASGMATGGRVLHHLEAYAPDPRSTILFAGYQAAGTRGAAMLAGARDIKIHGAYVHVRAEVVGLDMLSAHADRSQLLAWLEGLPAPKRVFVTHGEPVAADALRLAIEERFNWQAGVPDYLQTVAL; this is encoded by the coding sequence ATGCGCATCCGGTTTCTCGGTGGAACCGACACGGTCACCGGGTCGAAGTACTTGCTGGAGCACGCGGGCCGCCGCCTCCTGGTGGATTGCGGGCTGTTCCAGGGCCTGAAGCAATTGCGCCTGCGCAACTGGGAGCCCTTGCCGGTCAAGGCCTCCGAGATCGATGCGGTCTTGTTGACGCATGCGCATCTCGATCACAGCGGCCTCGTTCCGCGCCTGATCAAGCTGGGCTTCAACGGCCCCGTCTATGCCACGCAGGCGACGCGCGATCTGTGCGAGTTGCTGCTGCCCGACTCCGGCCACCTGCAGGAGGAGGAGGCCGATTACGCCAATCGTCACGGCCATTCCCGCCACAAGCCCGCACTGCCGCTGTACACGGAGGACGATGCGCGTGCGGCCCTCGAACGCTTCGAAGTCCTGGATTTCGACAAGACGCATGCCCCCTGGCCGGGCTGGACATGGCGACTGCGACGCGCCGGGCACATCCTCGGCGCTGCGAGCATCCACCTTGCCTGGGAGGGCGGCAGCATCCTCTTTTCCGGCGATCTGGGCCGGGATGACGATCTGGTGATGCGCCCGCCCGAGCGGCCGGAGCCTGCCGACTACGTGGTCATCGAATCCACCTATGGCGATCGCCTGCATGCCAAGGTCGACACCTTGTCGGCGATTGCAGAAGTGATCGACCGGACGGCCGCGCGGGGCGGCATCGTCGTGGTGCCGGCCTTCGCGGTGGGCAGGGCCCAGACACTTCTGCACTGCATCCACCTGCTCAAGGCGGCGCGCCGGATTCCCGACCTGCCGGTGTATCTCAACAGTCCGATGGCAGCGGATGCGACGCACATCCTGCGGCGTCATTCGGACCAGCATCGCCTCGATGCCGCGCAGTGTGCCGCGCTGAGCAAGGAGGTGAAATTCGTCAACACGGTCGAAGAGTCGAAGCGGCTGAACGGGCTGAGCTTTCCGTCGATCATCATCTCGGCGAGCGGCATGGCGACCGGCGGGCGCGTGCTGCACCACCTGGAAGCGTATGCGCCCGATCCGAGGAGCACGATCCTCTTCGCCGGCTACCAGGCCGCCGGGACCCGTGGCGCGGCGATGCTGGCCGGGGCGAGGGACATCAAGATCCATGGCGCCTATGTGCACGTGCGCGCCGAGGTGGTCGGGCTGGACATGCTCTCGGCGCATGCCGATCGCAGCCAACTCCTGGCCTGGCTGGAAGGATTGCCGGCGCCGAAGCGCGTGTTCGTGACGCACGGCGAGCCGGTCGCCGCCGACGCGCTGCGCCTGGCGATCGAAGAGCGGTTCAACTGGCAGGCCGGCGTGCCGGACTATCTGCAGACGGTGGCCCTTTGA